The Xiphias gladius isolate SHS-SW01 ecotype Sanya breed wild chromosome 4, ASM1685928v1, whole genome shotgun sequence genome includes a window with the following:
- the reps1 gene encoding ralBP1-associated Eps domain-containing protein 1 isoform X2 yields the protein MESLTLSDVEQKYYSDLFVYCDTDNTKKVASNGRVLDLFRAAQLPSEVVLQITELCGATRLGHFGRSQFYIALKLIAIAQSGLPLRVESLNSVKDLPLPRFVVGKNEAEARHAALYQDTDSQGLYPASATAVIPRPPGRGHQNKKGPPSSTSLPVHEVIQPLAPSIESQPEPTSPVVSPHQSPPTSPHSWRKHTRQHSGGNPDRQAVVAAAGAVWTQFREPQTGPVPSDGMWASHSPPPPGQESWESTTIRTVASAATTNEIQRQSSGYDDPWKITDEQRQYYINQFKTIQPDLTGFIPGSAAKEFFTKSKLPILELSHIWELSDFDKDGALTLDEFCAAFHLVVARKNGYDLPEKLPESLMPKLIDLDDSAEGPESTADVGYSGSPVEVTPNKSPSMPSLNQAWPEMNQSNEQWETFSERSSSSQTLTQFDSNIAPADPDTAIVHPVPIRMTPSKIHMQEMELKRTGSDHNHPTSPLLAKPPELSEEAKLPASMKFVAANTVGDGYSSSDSFTSDQEPITRQRSQSGTSPEALKVVAPPPPPPRPHPSHSRSSSLDMNRTFAAASAAGQPQPSTIAYPPAVPPRPLPTQTSVPHTGHRVEAEAVPGGGAALTTTSPQQIPQQPNFADFSQFQAFAASEQPSSLPEVDKHSEAGQADKASEGAGPLRSVKSDGQADERAPTTVNSAKCSSGPLAPPPKPVRRRLKSEDELRPEDEQHGPQKSNVIAAVLATQPSIPRSVGKDKKAIQASIRRNKETNTVLARLNSELQQQLKDLLEERISLEVQLEQLRPFSHL from the exons ATCACAGAGCTCTGCGGAGCCACTCGGCTGGGTCACTTCGGGAGGAGCCAGTTCTACATCGCACTCAAGCTCATAGCCATCGCCCAGTCTGGGCTGCCCCTGAGGGTGGAAAGCCTCAACTCGG TCAAGGACCTGCCGCTGCCCAGGTTCGTGGTGGGGAAGAACGAGGCAGAGGCGAGGCACGCAGCGCTGTACCAGGACACAGACAGCCAGGGTTTGTACCCAGCCTCTGCTACTGCGGTAATACCCAGACCCCCGGGCAGGGGACACCAGAACAAGAAAGGTCCCCCGTCTTCAACTTCGCTTCCTGTCCATGAGGTCATCCAGCCCCTGGCACCAAGCATAGAATCACAG CCCGAACCGACGTCCCCGGTGGTCTCCCCTCACCAGTctccccccacctcccctcACTCCTGGAGGAAACACACGCGACAGCACAGTGGAGGAAACCCAGACAGACAGGCGGTGGTGGCCGCAGCTGGAGCCGTGTGGACGCAGTTCAGAGAACCACAAACAG GTCCCGTGCCCAGCGATGGCATGTGGGCATCCCACTCGCCGCCTCCTCCAGGTCAGGAAAGTTGG GAAAGCACAACAATACGAACAGTGGCCTCGGCAGCAACGACCAATGAGATCCAGCGGCAGTCCAGCGGCTACGATGATCCCTGGAAGATCACGGATGAGCAGAGACAGTATTATATTAACCAGTTCAAAACCATCCAGCCAGACCTCACTGGCTTCATACCTG GTTCAGCAGCAAAAGAGTTCTTCACCAAATCAAAACTACCGATTTTAGAGCTGTCACATATTTG ggAGCTGTCAGACTTCGATAAAGATGGAGCGCTGACCCTGGATGAGTTCTGCGCTGCCTTCCACCTGGTTGTGGCCAGGAAGAATGGCTACGACCTCCCTGAGAAGCTGCCCGAGAGCCTGATGCCAAAGCTGATTGACCTGGATGACTCAGCAG AGGGCCCGGAGTCCACTGCCGACGTTGGATACTCGGGCTCTCCGGTGGAGGTCACCCCCAACAAGTCTCCCTCCATGCCTTCACTCAACCAGGCATGGCCAGAGATGAACCAGAGCAATGAG CAGTGGGAGACGTTTAGCGAGCGCTCCTCCAGCTCACAAACTCTGACCCAATTTGACTCTAACATTGCACCAGCTGACCCT gACACAGCCATCGTTCACCCAGTTCCCATCAGGATGACACCCAGTAAGATCCACATGCAGGAGATGGAGTTGAAGAGGACCGGCAGCG ACCACAACCACCCCACCAGTCCTCTGCTCGCCAAACCTCCAGAACTGTCAGAGGAAGCCAAACTCCCTGCCTCCATGAAGTTTGTAGCCGCCAACACTGTAG GTGATGGTTATAGCAGTTCAGACTCCTTCACATCGGACCAGGAGCCAATTACAAGACAAAG gTCTCAGTCGGGTACGTCTCCAGAGGCGCTGAAGGTGGTagcccctcctccccctccacctcgCCCTCATCCCTCTCACTCTCGCTCCTCATCTCTGGACATGAATCGCACCTTCGCTGCCGCGTCAGCCGCGGGACAACCGCAGCCCTCTACGATAGCTTACCCGCCTGCTGTGCCTCCTCGACCGCTGCCCACGCAG ACGTCCGTACCACACACCGGGCATCGTGTGGAGGCAGAGGCCGTGCCAGGGGGCGGGGCAGCGCTCACCACCACCTCCCCCCAGCAGATTCCTCAGCAGCCCAATTTCGCAGACTTCAGTCAGTTTCAGGCCTTCGCTGCTTCTGAACAGCCTTCCAGCCTGCCGGAGGTCGACAAACACAGTGAGGCAGGACAG GCGGATAAGGCATCAGAGGGCGCTGGCCCTTTGAGATCAGTGAAGAGTGACGGCCAAGCAGATGAGAGGGCCCCAACTACTGTCAACTCT GCCAAATGTTCGTCTGGTCCACTGGCTCCTCCTCCTAAACCTGTACGTCGGAGGTTGAAATCAGAAGATGAGCTACGACCGGAGGACGAGCAGCACGGTCCCCAAAAATCAAACGTCATAGCTGCTGTCCTGGCCACTCAGCCCTCCATCCCCAG GTCAGTAGGAAAGGACAAAAAGGCGATTCAAGCTTCAATCAGAAGAAACAAAGAGACTAACACAGTGTTGGCAAGACTTAACAGTGAATTACAGCAACAGCTGAAG GACCTGCTCGAAGAGAGGATATCTCTGGAAGTCCAGCTGGAGCAGCTCAGACCTTTCTCTCATCTTTAA
- the reps1 gene encoding ralBP1-associated Eps domain-containing protein 1 isoform X3 — protein sequence MESLTLSDVEQKYYSDLFVYCDTDNTKKVASNGRVLDLFRAAQLPSEVVLQITELCGATRLGHFGRSQFYIALKLIAIAQSGLPLRVESLNSVKDLPLPRFVVGKNEAEARHAALYQDTDSQGLYPASATAVIPRPPGRGHQNKKGPPSSTSLPVHEVIQPLAPSIESQPEPTSPVVSPHQSPPTSPHSWRKHTRQHSGGNPDRQAVVAAAGAVWTQFREPQTGPVPSDGMWASHSPPPPGQESWVSFTADTPPSSTLPAMHPSSVQESTTIRTVASAATTNEIQRQSSGYDDPWKITDEQRQYYINQFKTIQPDLTGFIPGSAAKEFFTKSKLPILELSHIWELSDFDKDGALTLDEFCAAFHLVVARKNGYDLPEKLPESLMPKLIDLDDSAEGPESTADVGYSGSPVEVTPNKSPSMPSLNQAWPEMNQSNEDTAIVHPVPIRMTPSKIHMQEMELKRTGSDHNHPTSPLLAKPPELSEEAKLPASMKFVAANTVGDGYSSSDSFTSDQEPITRQRSQSGTSPEALKVVAPPPPPPRPHPSHSRSSSLDMNRTFAAASAAGQPQPSTIAYPPAVPPRPLPTQTSVPHTGHRVEAEAVPGGGAALTTTSPQQIPQQPNFADFSQFQAFAASEQPSSLPEVDKHSEAGQADKASEGAGPLRSVKSDGQADERAPTTVNSAKCSSGPLAPPPKPVRRRLKSEDELRPEDEQHGPQKSNVIAAVLATQPSIPRSVGKDKKAIQASIRRNKETNTVLARLNSELQQQLKDLLEERISLEVQLEQLRPFSHL from the exons ATCACAGAGCTCTGCGGAGCCACTCGGCTGGGTCACTTCGGGAGGAGCCAGTTCTACATCGCACTCAAGCTCATAGCCATCGCCCAGTCTGGGCTGCCCCTGAGGGTGGAAAGCCTCAACTCGG TCAAGGACCTGCCGCTGCCCAGGTTCGTGGTGGGGAAGAACGAGGCAGAGGCGAGGCACGCAGCGCTGTACCAGGACACAGACAGCCAGGGTTTGTACCCAGCCTCTGCTACTGCGGTAATACCCAGACCCCCGGGCAGGGGACACCAGAACAAGAAAGGTCCCCCGTCTTCAACTTCGCTTCCTGTCCATGAGGTCATCCAGCCCCTGGCACCAAGCATAGAATCACAG CCCGAACCGACGTCCCCGGTGGTCTCCCCTCACCAGTctccccccacctcccctcACTCCTGGAGGAAACACACGCGACAGCACAGTGGAGGAAACCCAGACAGACAGGCGGTGGTGGCCGCAGCTGGAGCCGTGTGGACGCAGTTCAGAGAACCACAAACAG GTCCCGTGCCCAGCGATGGCATGTGGGCATCCCACTCGCCGCCTCCTCCAGGTCAGGAAAGTTGGGTCAGTTTCACAGCAGACACCCCACCATCCAGCACACTCCCAGCAATGCATCCCTCGTCAGTCCAG GAAAGCACAACAATACGAACAGTGGCCTCGGCAGCAACGACCAATGAGATCCAGCGGCAGTCCAGCGGCTACGATGATCCCTGGAAGATCACGGATGAGCAGAGACAGTATTATATTAACCAGTTCAAAACCATCCAGCCAGACCTCACTGGCTTCATACCTG GTTCAGCAGCAAAAGAGTTCTTCACCAAATCAAAACTACCGATTTTAGAGCTGTCACATATTTG ggAGCTGTCAGACTTCGATAAAGATGGAGCGCTGACCCTGGATGAGTTCTGCGCTGCCTTCCACCTGGTTGTGGCCAGGAAGAATGGCTACGACCTCCCTGAGAAGCTGCCCGAGAGCCTGATGCCAAAGCTGATTGACCTGGATGACTCAGCAG AGGGCCCGGAGTCCACTGCCGACGTTGGATACTCGGGCTCTCCGGTGGAGGTCACCCCCAACAAGTCTCCCTCCATGCCTTCACTCAACCAGGCATGGCCAGAGATGAACCAGAGCAATGAG gACACAGCCATCGTTCACCCAGTTCCCATCAGGATGACACCCAGTAAGATCCACATGCAGGAGATGGAGTTGAAGAGGACCGGCAGCG ACCACAACCACCCCACCAGTCCTCTGCTCGCCAAACCTCCAGAACTGTCAGAGGAAGCCAAACTCCCTGCCTCCATGAAGTTTGTAGCCGCCAACACTGTAG GTGATGGTTATAGCAGTTCAGACTCCTTCACATCGGACCAGGAGCCAATTACAAGACAAAG gTCTCAGTCGGGTACGTCTCCAGAGGCGCTGAAGGTGGTagcccctcctccccctccacctcgCCCTCATCCCTCTCACTCTCGCTCCTCATCTCTGGACATGAATCGCACCTTCGCTGCCGCGTCAGCCGCGGGACAACCGCAGCCCTCTACGATAGCTTACCCGCCTGCTGTGCCTCCTCGACCGCTGCCCACGCAG ACGTCCGTACCACACACCGGGCATCGTGTGGAGGCAGAGGCCGTGCCAGGGGGCGGGGCAGCGCTCACCACCACCTCCCCCCAGCAGATTCCTCAGCAGCCCAATTTCGCAGACTTCAGTCAGTTTCAGGCCTTCGCTGCTTCTGAACAGCCTTCCAGCCTGCCGGAGGTCGACAAACACAGTGAGGCAGGACAG GCGGATAAGGCATCAGAGGGCGCTGGCCCTTTGAGATCAGTGAAGAGTGACGGCCAAGCAGATGAGAGGGCCCCAACTACTGTCAACTCT GCCAAATGTTCGTCTGGTCCACTGGCTCCTCCTCCTAAACCTGTACGTCGGAGGTTGAAATCAGAAGATGAGCTACGACCGGAGGACGAGCAGCACGGTCCCCAAAAATCAAACGTCATAGCTGCTGTCCTGGCCACTCAGCCCTCCATCCCCAG GTCAGTAGGAAAGGACAAAAAGGCGATTCAAGCTTCAATCAGAAGAAACAAAGAGACTAACACAGTGTTGGCAAGACTTAACAGTGAATTACAGCAACAGCTGAAG GACCTGCTCGAAGAGAGGATATCTCTGGAAGTCCAGCTGGAGCAGCTCAGACCTTTCTCTCATCTTTAA
- the reps1 gene encoding ralBP1-associated Eps domain-containing protein 1 isoform X1: MESLTLSDVEQKYYSDLFVYCDTDNTKKVASNGRVLDLFRAAQLPSEVVLQITELCGATRLGHFGRSQFYIALKLIAIAQSGLPLRVESLNSVKDLPLPRFVVGKNEAEARHAALYQDTDSQGLYPASATAVIPRPPGRGHQNKKGPPSSTSLPVHEVIQPLAPSIESQPEPTSPVVSPHQSPPTSPHSWRKHTRQHSGGNPDRQAVVAAAGAVWTQFREPQTGPVPSDGMWASHSPPPPGQESWVSFTADTPPSSTLPAMHPSSVQESTTIRTVASAATTNEIQRQSSGYDDPWKITDEQRQYYINQFKTIQPDLTGFIPGSAAKEFFTKSKLPILELSHIWELSDFDKDGALTLDEFCAAFHLVVARKNGYDLPEKLPESLMPKLIDLDDSAEGPESTADVGYSGSPVEVTPNKSPSMPSLNQAWPEMNQSNEQWETFSERSSSSQTLTQFDSNIAPADPDTAIVHPVPIRMTPSKIHMQEMELKRTGSDHNHPTSPLLAKPPELSEEAKLPASMKFVAANTVGDGYSSSDSFTSDQEPITRQRSQSGTSPEALKVVAPPPPPPRPHPSHSRSSSLDMNRTFAAASAAGQPQPSTIAYPPAVPPRPLPTQTSVPHTGHRVEAEAVPGGGAALTTTSPQQIPQQPNFADFSQFQAFAASEQPSSLPEVDKHSEAGQADKASEGAGPLRSVKSDGQADERAPTTVNSAKCSSGPLAPPPKPVRRRLKSEDELRPEDEQHGPQKSNVIAAVLATQPSIPRSVGKDKKAIQASIRRNKETNTVLARLNSELQQQLKDLLEERISLEVQLEQLRPFSHL, from the exons ATCACAGAGCTCTGCGGAGCCACTCGGCTGGGTCACTTCGGGAGGAGCCAGTTCTACATCGCACTCAAGCTCATAGCCATCGCCCAGTCTGGGCTGCCCCTGAGGGTGGAAAGCCTCAACTCGG TCAAGGACCTGCCGCTGCCCAGGTTCGTGGTGGGGAAGAACGAGGCAGAGGCGAGGCACGCAGCGCTGTACCAGGACACAGACAGCCAGGGTTTGTACCCAGCCTCTGCTACTGCGGTAATACCCAGACCCCCGGGCAGGGGACACCAGAACAAGAAAGGTCCCCCGTCTTCAACTTCGCTTCCTGTCCATGAGGTCATCCAGCCCCTGGCACCAAGCATAGAATCACAG CCCGAACCGACGTCCCCGGTGGTCTCCCCTCACCAGTctccccccacctcccctcACTCCTGGAGGAAACACACGCGACAGCACAGTGGAGGAAACCCAGACAGACAGGCGGTGGTGGCCGCAGCTGGAGCCGTGTGGACGCAGTTCAGAGAACCACAAACAG GTCCCGTGCCCAGCGATGGCATGTGGGCATCCCACTCGCCGCCTCCTCCAGGTCAGGAAAGTTGGGTCAGTTTCACAGCAGACACCCCACCATCCAGCACACTCCCAGCAATGCATCCCTCGTCAGTCCAG GAAAGCACAACAATACGAACAGTGGCCTCGGCAGCAACGACCAATGAGATCCAGCGGCAGTCCAGCGGCTACGATGATCCCTGGAAGATCACGGATGAGCAGAGACAGTATTATATTAACCAGTTCAAAACCATCCAGCCAGACCTCACTGGCTTCATACCTG GTTCAGCAGCAAAAGAGTTCTTCACCAAATCAAAACTACCGATTTTAGAGCTGTCACATATTTG ggAGCTGTCAGACTTCGATAAAGATGGAGCGCTGACCCTGGATGAGTTCTGCGCTGCCTTCCACCTGGTTGTGGCCAGGAAGAATGGCTACGACCTCCCTGAGAAGCTGCCCGAGAGCCTGATGCCAAAGCTGATTGACCTGGATGACTCAGCAG AGGGCCCGGAGTCCACTGCCGACGTTGGATACTCGGGCTCTCCGGTGGAGGTCACCCCCAACAAGTCTCCCTCCATGCCTTCACTCAACCAGGCATGGCCAGAGATGAACCAGAGCAATGAG CAGTGGGAGACGTTTAGCGAGCGCTCCTCCAGCTCACAAACTCTGACCCAATTTGACTCTAACATTGCACCAGCTGACCCT gACACAGCCATCGTTCACCCAGTTCCCATCAGGATGACACCCAGTAAGATCCACATGCAGGAGATGGAGTTGAAGAGGACCGGCAGCG ACCACAACCACCCCACCAGTCCTCTGCTCGCCAAACCTCCAGAACTGTCAGAGGAAGCCAAACTCCCTGCCTCCATGAAGTTTGTAGCCGCCAACACTGTAG GTGATGGTTATAGCAGTTCAGACTCCTTCACATCGGACCAGGAGCCAATTACAAGACAAAG gTCTCAGTCGGGTACGTCTCCAGAGGCGCTGAAGGTGGTagcccctcctccccctccacctcgCCCTCATCCCTCTCACTCTCGCTCCTCATCTCTGGACATGAATCGCACCTTCGCTGCCGCGTCAGCCGCGGGACAACCGCAGCCCTCTACGATAGCTTACCCGCCTGCTGTGCCTCCTCGACCGCTGCCCACGCAG ACGTCCGTACCACACACCGGGCATCGTGTGGAGGCAGAGGCCGTGCCAGGGGGCGGGGCAGCGCTCACCACCACCTCCCCCCAGCAGATTCCTCAGCAGCCCAATTTCGCAGACTTCAGTCAGTTTCAGGCCTTCGCTGCTTCTGAACAGCCTTCCAGCCTGCCGGAGGTCGACAAACACAGTGAGGCAGGACAG GCGGATAAGGCATCAGAGGGCGCTGGCCCTTTGAGATCAGTGAAGAGTGACGGCCAAGCAGATGAGAGGGCCCCAACTACTGTCAACTCT GCCAAATGTTCGTCTGGTCCACTGGCTCCTCCTCCTAAACCTGTACGTCGGAGGTTGAAATCAGAAGATGAGCTACGACCGGAGGACGAGCAGCACGGTCCCCAAAAATCAAACGTCATAGCTGCTGTCCTGGCCACTCAGCCCTCCATCCCCAG GTCAGTAGGAAAGGACAAAAAGGCGATTCAAGCTTCAATCAGAAGAAACAAAGAGACTAACACAGTGTTGGCAAGACTTAACAGTGAATTACAGCAACAGCTGAAG GACCTGCTCGAAGAGAGGATATCTCTGGAAGTCCAGCTGGAGCAGCTCAGACCTTTCTCTCATCTTTAA